Proteins found in one Pelobacter seleniigenes DSM 18267 genomic segment:
- a CDS encoding phasin family protein encodes MLEIIEKTLLTGIGTLALTQKKAEELIDELKERLNLSEEEGKKLLDKMQTVVKENQSKLEEMAQVEVKKACERIGIVTTEEFTKLKKKVEQLEKQLKAQTQE; translated from the coding sequence ATGCTGGAAATTATCGAGAAAACGCTGCTGACCGGAATCGGAACCTTGGCCCTGACCCAGAAAAAAGCGGAAGAGTTGATCGACGAACTGAAAGAGCGCCTGAACCTGTCCGAAGAGGAGGGGAAAAAATTACTGGACAAGATGCAGACTGTGGTCAAGGAGAATCAAAGCAAGCTCGAAGAGATGGCCCAGGTTGAAGTAAAAAAAGCCTGCGAAAGAATCGGAATTGTGACAACGGAGGAGTTTACCAAGCTCAAGAAAAAGGTCGAGCAACTGGAAAAACAACTCAAAGCCCAGACGCAGGAATAA
- a CDS encoding ABC1 kinase family protein, with the protein MTPFHRINRNIRSLKRYKQVLGILIKYGFGHVIEQLNIDYYLQLGKRIVSLGTASRDLQRLTQGARFRLALEELGPTFIKLGQLLSTRPDLLPPGIIEELEKLQDHIPAVPTEQIAEQIHRELGYPVEELFLKFDPVPLATASIAQVHRGTLRSAEEIVCKIRRPGIEAVIETDMDIMMGLAYLIEKHLPGGDLYDPIGLVKEFRRTINRELDFTSEGRTTDRFAANFADDRSVRIPQVYWDYSGKTVLTLEYLDGVKISDRKTLQDQGYDPQLIAHRGADNFLKQVFGFGLFHADPHPGNLKVLPDNVIGILDFGMVGRLDDDTKLQLTELLLSILDRDVDHIISQLIYSGDLHDEQNLKNLKRDLTEFIDDYYDILLEDLKVGKLLIDFIDILTEYQIKFPSNLMLLSRALIAMEGLGRQLDPDFNMVERLKPFAEDIVKERLSPTHLAKDMLKTVQSYHALGKSLPRDLKEFINRVNRNKFKIDLEHRGLESLINDLDKSSNRISFSLVIAALIIGSSLIMQIDKGPMLFGFPILGLVGYSVAGVLGFGLAIAILRSGRL; encoded by the coding sequence ATGACGCCATTTCATCGGATCAACAGGAATATCCGCTCGCTCAAGCGCTATAAGCAGGTTCTGGGCATACTGATCAAGTATGGCTTCGGCCATGTCATTGAGCAGCTTAACATCGACTATTATCTGCAGCTGGGAAAGCGCATTGTGTCCCTGGGAACGGCATCCAGGGACCTGCAAAGGCTAACCCAGGGTGCGCGTTTTCGCCTGGCCCTGGAAGAACTTGGACCGACCTTCATCAAACTGGGGCAACTCCTTTCAACCCGGCCGGACCTTCTGCCCCCGGGTATCATCGAAGAATTAGAGAAACTGCAGGACCACATCCCGGCAGTGCCGACTGAACAGATTGCTGAGCAGATTCACCGCGAACTCGGTTATCCGGTTGAGGAACTGTTCCTGAAGTTTGACCCGGTCCCATTGGCTACGGCCAGCATCGCCCAGGTCCATCGCGGCACCTTGCGCAGCGCAGAAGAGATTGTCTGTAAAATCCGCCGTCCCGGTATCGAAGCGGTCATTGAGACCGATATGGATATTATGATGGGGCTGGCCTATCTGATCGAAAAACACCTCCCGGGCGGAGACCTCTATGACCCCATCGGGCTGGTCAAGGAGTTTCGCCGGACCATCAATCGTGAACTCGATTTCACCAGCGAAGGGCGCACGACAGACCGGTTCGCTGCCAATTTTGCCGACGACCGCAGTGTCCGGATTCCGCAAGTGTACTGGGATTACAGCGGGAAGACGGTGCTGACCCTTGAATACCTTGATGGCGTCAAGATTTCCGATCGGAAAACTCTCCAGGACCAGGGGTACGACCCTCAGCTGATTGCCCACCGGGGGGCGGACAATTTTCTGAAGCAGGTCTTTGGCTTCGGCCTGTTTCACGCCGACCCCCACCCCGGAAACCTGAAGGTGCTGCCAGACAATGTCATCGGCATTCTCGACTTCGGCATGGTCGGAAGGCTGGACGATGACACGAAATTGCAACTGACCGAACTGCTGCTGTCAATTCTCGACCGTGACGTCGATCACATCATCTCCCAGCTGATCTACTCAGGGGATCTGCACGACGAACAAAATCTGAAAAATCTCAAACGTGATCTGACCGAATTCATCGATGATTATTACGATATTCTCCTCGAGGATCTCAAGGTCGGCAAGCTGCTGATAGACTTCATTGACATCCTCACTGAATATCAGATCAAGTTCCCCTCCAATCTGATGCTCTTATCCAGAGCCCTGATTGCAATGGAAGGCCTCGGCCGGCAGCTTGATCCGGATTTCAACATGGTCGAACGTTTGAAACCTTTTGCCGAAGACATCGTCAAGGAACGCCTTTCGCCTACCCACCTGGCCAAGGACATGCTTAAAACTGTGCAGTCCTATCATGCCCTGGGAAAGAGCCTGCCGAGGGACCTCAAGGAATTCATCAACCGGGTTAATCGCAACAAGTTCAAGATCGATCTTGAACATCGTGGCCTGGAAAGCCTGATCAATGATCTGGACAAATCCAGCAACAGGATATCCTTCAGTCTGGTTATTGCCGCCCTGATCATCGGCTCTTCCCTGATCATGCAAATTGACAAGGGGCCGATGCTGTTCGGATTTCCAATTCTGGGTCTGGTCGGGTATTCGGTGGCCGGCGTGCTTGGTTTCGGTCTGGCCATCGCCATCCTGCGCTCCGGCAGGCTTTAG
- the lpxC gene encoding UDP-3-O-acyl-N-acetylglucosamine deacetylase, with protein sequence MILQKTIDKTTTISGIGLHSGARIDMKLRPATENTGIIFHRLDSERVIDIKACAENVVDTRLATVIGRDGVSVSTIEHFMAALAALGIDNLHIDINGPEVPVLDGSAAPFIREIQQAGVRTLHSSRKFIAIRKPLEIIEGEKRISIIPSRFFRISFDIAFDHPAISVQHYSMKFTTENFCKEVASARTFGFLHEVEYLKANGLARGGSLENAVVIDDNGVMNPEGLRFQNEFVRHKVLDSFGDFSLLGAPLLGHIRAFKAGHDLNAKMVRKIKENPDHWTYVEFNEQALQEAQRFNSKSFAIDLAWHKA encoded by the coding sequence ATGATTCTTCAAAAAACCATCGACAAGACAACAACGATTTCCGGTATCGGCCTGCATTCCGGGGCCAGGATAGATATGAAACTTCGTCCGGCAACGGAAAATACCGGGATCATTTTTCATCGCCTCGATAGTGAAAGAGTCATAGACATAAAGGCTTGCGCTGAAAATGTCGTTGATACCCGCCTGGCCACTGTCATCGGCCGCGACGGGGTCAGCGTTTCGACTATCGAGCATTTTATGGCAGCCCTGGCAGCCCTGGGAATCGACAACCTGCATATCGATATCAATGGTCCGGAAGTTCCGGTTCTTGATGGTAGTGCCGCTCCGTTTATCAGAGAGATTCAGCAGGCCGGGGTCAGAACCCTGCACAGCAGCCGGAAATTTATCGCCATTCGTAAGCCTCTGGAGATCATCGAAGGCGAAAAGCGGATCAGCATCATCCCCTCCCGCTTTTTCCGGATTTCCTTTGATATCGCCTTTGATCACCCGGCGATCTCCGTGCAGCATTACAGCATGAAATTCACGACCGAAAACTTCTGCAAAGAGGTAGCCTCGGCAAGGACCTTCGGCTTTCTTCATGAAGTTGAATATTTGAAGGCAAACGGGCTCGCCCGTGGTGGCTCCCTTGAAAATGCCGTGGTCATCGATGACAACGGAGTCATGAATCCGGAAGGTTTACGGTTCCAGAATGAGTTTGTTCGCCACAAGGTTCTCGATTCCTTCGGTGATTTCAGCCTGCTCGGCGCTCCGCTGCTCGGCCATATCCGAGCCTTTAAAGCCGGTCATGACCTGAATGCGAAGATGGTCAGGAAAATCAAGGAAAACCCTGACCACTGGACCTATGTTGAGTTCAATGAACAGGCCCTGCAAGAAGCTCAGCGCTTTAACTCAAAATCATTTGCCATCGACCTGGCTTGGCATAAAGCTTGA